One Rhinolophus ferrumequinum isolate MPI-CBG mRhiFer1 chromosome X, mRhiFer1_v1.p, whole genome shotgun sequence genomic window, GCATGACACGGTGATGGCCTTCATCAACGAGAAAATGGCCAGGCACGTAAAAGGCCCTGAATTCTACCTCGAGAATACATCTCTGTCCTGGGCCGAGGTGGAGGACAAGCTCAGGGGCATCCTGGAGGACAGCGAGTTGCCCAGCGAGGCCAAAGAGGCCTGTGCCTGGggctgcctggccctgggcctgcGCTTTGCCCACAAGCAGCGCCAGTTACACACATGCAGGGTGCAGTGGCTACACAACTTCTGCAAACTGCACAAGTCGGCTGCACAGACCTTGGCCTCAAACCTGAGGGAGCTCACAGAGCAGAAGGAGATGGAGCGCAAGGAGGCGGCCTACCATCTGCGGCTGACCCAGGCTAAACTGGAGGAGGTGCAGAAAGAGAGGGACCTGCTGAGGTGGAAGCTCTTCCGGGCTGTAAGATTACCCCACAGCCCCGTCTCCCGTCCCGTCTCCTCTCCCCGtccccctctctgcctccagaaCAGGTCTCAACCCTGCTTGCTTCTCTGCAGGAGCTGGAGTTTGCCAGGGAGCAGGAGCGGGTCGAAGAAGGACCAGGCCTGGCCACTGTCAGTGGGGCTGGGACAGAAAGAGCAGGTGAGGAGGAAGACGTGGCAGAGGCTGCTACTACTACTGCTACCACTGGGGGcgctgcaggaggaggaggaagacagaaggATGCTGAGGGTAGAGGCCGCATATAGGAGCTGGGTGGAGGTCTCCTGCAGCTTCTGGGTGGGGGGCAGATACACCTCTAGTAGGCCAAAGGAGGGAGATCTCAGATCAGTGAAAACAggca contains:
- the TEX13B gene encoding testis-expressed protein 13B, which encodes MALNPEDPSGGFQHDTVMAFINEKMARHVKGPEFYLENTSLSWAEVEDKLRGILEDSELPSEAKEACAWGCLALGLRFAHKQRQLHTCRVQWLHNFCKLHKSAAQTLASNLRELTEQKEMERKEAAYHLRLTQAKLEEVQKERDLLRWKLFRAELEFAREQERVEEGPGLATVSGAGTERAGAPTPSAPAAAFTAGAPSQMSPHGGPSDVRPRFDVGPQGKVPEEPQGGRDADPKQQRPPVFRKPGDWDCPWCKAVNFSRREICFCCGGGIWLQKP